In Panacibacter ginsenosidivorans, the following proteins share a genomic window:
- a CDS encoding PKD domain-containing protein — protein sequence MMLTRIKQVGNYFNIKPAVLLLTTVFLYASAFAQPKADFTASVTSGCTPLLVNFKDASTGNPTEWLWNLGNGAISTKDSASAIYITPGTYTIKLRVKNASGEDSIVKTNYITVYAKPTINFNASPVTGCIPLNVNFTDLSTAGSGTLQNWVWDFGDGTSSIDQNPAHTYNSSGSFNVSLFIVNSFGCQQSIIKPAFIKPADSVHADFSYSYLNICKPPTLVNFTNASVSASALTYSWDFGNGGQSTATNPSQTYNTPGTYNVSLIATNSAGCSDTIMHPISIGNVSAGFSLPQGVCVNEPALMSDSSSPVAISATWDFGDGQTASGLSVTHTYTVLGSYVVTYTANFGGCNSVVTKTINVTGKPTASFTSPSVLTSCLPPLTVQFNNTSVNATTYVWDFGDGTTSALDSPQHTYTVSGNYTVKLIAISAGGCSDTITRNNYVRINQPRINGFANLPFLGCAPATVPFKALIASPEIIGTYLWDFGDGTTSTQPTPTHIYTNTGTYTVTLTVTTVSGCTVTYKQLSAVVLAAKPVANFSATPLNACASDSVKFTDLSTGNVDTWSWYFGDGNAYTNQNPLYHYTDTGYFSVTLVVESSGCSDTLKKNNYVYVAPPVAAFNIFESCDTPYEKTLQDISVAPKSWNWDFGDGIISNTQNPAHVYTTPGSYNIRLIVTNGACADTIYKVTNVIDENPTFAATPLSGNFCKFDNIQFTAGNLNMTNVNGIRWAFGDGTSNPFNINNDTILHKYDSSATYNVRMIVSYTNGCYDTALLATPITINGPKAAFANGPGTCADSIFVFTDQSSTYGGFALNKWIWDYGDGTIDTLTGSPFQHRYADSGTYNIKLKVFDANGCYDSTYNTSSVIIGKPYADFSILDSLRCTSSSVSFSNQSAGLSLQYNWNFGDGTISNATLPAHFYATEGIYTVSLSVSDIYGCKDSAIKPTSVTISNPVAAFSISDSASRCTLPVQATNMSKNYSSLAWDFGDGGNAVIDNPFHLYTVPGKYNLQLIAKGYGECYDTAYRSVELRGPYGTFQFTANDGCFPLTVTFNANTTSTVSYIWDFGDGSVKKTLANNTIYTYTTPGTFVPRVLLEDSSGCTVALESSDTAHIAGVKPKFYLSSQIGCDSSLVTFTDSSYIVNTDPLAFTLWDFGDGTTSNITKPVHYYNAPGNYLVTQTVKSVAGCVATYTLPVDILINKSPKLKLGLVDSACVNSTVAFDVKDTASLPETLQWLWDIGNGNQSSTQNFNYTYTTPGIYNVSVIATSSITGCADTVGNSLNILGLPLVNAGNDTSVCLNTFAILNPSGASSYRWAASPTLSCTNCTNPLAAPTTSTTYYVTGSDNFGCQASDSVTVIIVAPTQLSLSVNSDTLCQGSSIQLAASGAQKYLWQPPTGLSSTTIENPVASPTVNTVYTVIGSDNIGCFADTQYVSILVAPLPTFDIADTLVKLSAGSTYRIATTSSPDVITWSWNPPAGLNSPNVEQPLAETKFTTTYRGTASNAFGCSAIDNITIEVSCNNSNVYIPNTFSPNGDGNNEYFLPRGKGLFNIKSMKIFNRWGVAVFEKWNFPANSQSNDAAWDGTYLGKPQPADVYVYVIDVICENGTVLSYKGNVTLLR from the coding sequence ATGATGTTAACCAGGATAAAACAGGTGGGGAATTATTTTAATATAAAGCCAGCGGTGTTACTGCTGACAACGGTATTTTTATACGCTTCTGCTTTTGCGCAACCCAAAGCTGATTTTACTGCTTCAGTTACTTCTGGTTGTACACCTCTTTTGGTAAACTTTAAAGATGCATCTACGGGAAACCCCACAGAGTGGTTATGGAACCTGGGAAACGGAGCCATATCAACAAAAGATAGTGCCAGTGCTATTTATATAACGCCGGGTACTTATACTATAAAACTAAGGGTAAAAAATGCCAGTGGTGAAGATTCCATTGTAAAAACAAATTATATAACTGTTTACGCAAAACCTACCATTAATTTCAATGCTTCTCCGGTTACCGGATGTATCCCGTTAAATGTAAATTTTACTGATTTGAGTACAGCAGGCAGTGGTACTTTACAAAACTGGGTATGGGATTTTGGTGATGGCACATCTTCAATAGATCAAAACCCGGCTCATACATATAATTCCAGTGGAAGTTTTAATGTAAGTCTTTTTATTGTCAACAGTTTTGGTTGTCAGCAGTCAATTATTAAGCCTGCATTTATTAAGCCTGCCGATTCTGTGCATGCAGACTTCTCTTACAGTTATCTGAATATATGCAAGCCGCCCACACTTGTTAATTTTACCAATGCTTCTGTTTCCGCATCTGCATTGACCTACTCGTGGGATTTTGGTAATGGTGGTCAATCAACTGCAACTAACCCATCACAAACATATAATACACCAGGTACTTATAATGTAAGCCTTATTGCGACAAATAGTGCAGGATGTTCAGACACTATTATGCATCCTATATCAATAGGCAATGTTTCGGCAGGATTTTCACTGCCACAAGGTGTGTGTGTAAATGAGCCTGCATTAATGAGTGACTCTTCTTCACCCGTAGCAATCTCTGCCACATGGGATTTTGGAGATGGTCAAACTGCAAGCGGTCTATCCGTTACACATACTTACACAGTTTTAGGTTCTTATGTTGTTACTTATACTGCCAATTTTGGTGGCTGTAACAGTGTTGTCACGAAAACAATAAATGTGACAGGCAAACCAACTGCATCATTTACTTCGCCATCAGTTTTGACGTCCTGTCTGCCACCTTTAACTGTGCAGTTTAATAATACTTCTGTTAATGCCACTACCTACGTATGGGATTTTGGTGATGGAACAACATCTGCTCTGGATAGTCCTCAGCATACTTATACTGTTAGTGGAAATTATACTGTAAAATTAATTGCCATAAGTGCAGGGGGGTGTAGTGATACAATTACAAGAAATAATTATGTAAGAATAAATCAGCCGCGTATAAATGGCTTTGCAAATCTTCCATTTCTAGGATGCGCACCTGCAACTGTACCTTTTAAAGCGCTCATTGCAAGCCCGGAAATAATAGGCACATATTTATGGGATTTTGGAGATGGTACTACCTCAACTCAACCCACGCCTACACATATATATACAAATACCGGAACATATACTGTTACACTTACGGTTACCACTGTCAGTGGTTGCACAGTTACGTATAAACAACTTTCTGCAGTTGTACTTGCAGCAAAGCCTGTTGCAAATTTTAGTGCCACTCCTCTAAATGCCTGCGCTTCGGATAGTGTAAAATTTACAGACCTAAGTACAGGGAATGTGGATACCTGGAGTTGGTATTTTGGTGACGGGAATGCTTATACTAACCAGAACCCTCTTTATCATTACACTGATACAGGTTATTTTAGTGTGACTTTAGTTGTAGAAAGTAGTGGGTGCAGCGACACACTTAAGAAGAATAATTATGTTTATGTTGCACCGCCAGTAGCAGCGTTTAATATTTTTGAAAGTTGCGATACGCCTTATGAGAAAACTTTACAGGACATATCAGTTGCGCCGAAAAGCTGGAATTGGGATTTTGGCGATGGTATTATTTCTAACACGCAAAACCCCGCGCATGTTTATACTACGCCTGGCTCCTATAACATTCGTTTGATCGTGACCAACGGAGCTTGTGCAGATACAATATATAAAGTCACTAATGTGATTGATGAAAATCCAACATTCGCGGCAACACCGTTATCGGGTAATTTTTGCAAATTCGACAATATTCAGTTTACAGCGGGTAACTTAAATATGACCAATGTAAATGGCATACGATGGGCCTTTGGTGATGGTACTTCTAACCCCTTCAATATTAATAATGATACTATACTGCATAAGTACGACAGCTCTGCTACTTATAATGTAAGGATGATTGTAAGTTACACAAACGGATGTTATGACACAGCGCTGCTTGCAACACCTATAACAATTAATGGCCCTAAGGCTGCTTTTGCAAACGGGCCAGGTACATGTGCGGATAGTATTTTTGTTTTTACAGACCAGTCGTCAACATATGGTGGATTTGCATTAAATAAATGGATATGGGATTATGGCGATGGTACTATTGACACGCTTACAGGCTCACCATTTCAGCACAGGTATGCAGATTCCGGGACTTATAATATAAAACTAAAAGTTTTTGACGCTAATGGTTGCTATGATAGTACATATAACACCTCATCGGTTATCATAGGTAAACCTTATGCTGATTTTTCTATTCTTGATTCACTACGGTGTACCTCAAGCAGCGTATCTTTTAGTAATCAATCAGCTGGCTTATCCTTACAATATAACTGGAATTTTGGTGATGGCACTATTTCAAATGCAACATTGCCGGCACATTTTTACGCAACAGAAGGCATTTATACTGTTTCGTTATCTGTGAGTGATATTTATGGGTGTAAAGACTCTGCAATAAAACCTACGTCTGTTACAATCTCAAACCCTGTTGCGGCTTTCAGTATTTCAGATTCAGCATCACGTTGTACGCTACCTGTGCAGGCAACAAATATGTCAAAAAACTATAGCAGCCTGGCGTGGGATTTCGGAGATGGAGGCAACGCAGTAATCGATAATCCTTTTCATCTTTATACAGTACCCGGGAAATACAATCTTCAACTGATTGCAAAAGGCTATGGTGAATGTTATGATACAGCCTACCGTTCGGTTGAATTACGCGGTCCTTATGGAACATTTCAATTCACAGCTAACGATGGATGTTTTCCATTAACAGTTACATTCAATGCAAATACAACAAGCACGGTATCTTATATCTGGGATTTTGGTGATGGCTCAGTTAAAAAGACTTTAGCAAATAATACCATATACACTTATACAACGCCTGGTACTTTTGTGCCGAGAGTTTTACTTGAAGATTCAAGTGGTTGTACTGTGGCCCTGGAGTCATCAGACACAGCACATATTGCAGGTGTAAAGCCTAAATTCTATTTAAGTTCGCAGATCGGATGCGATTCATCACTGGTTACATTTACGGATTCATCCTATATAGTAAATACTGATCCTCTAGCTTTCACGTTATGGGACTTTGGTGATGGTACAACATCAAACATAACTAAACCTGTACATTATTATAATGCACCCGGTAATTATCTGGTCACGCAAACAGTAAAGTCTGTGGCGGGTTGTGTAGCAACTTATACATTACCTGTTGATATTTTAATAAATAAATCTCCAAAGCTTAAGCTTGGACTTGTTGACTCTGCATGTGTAAATAGTACTGTCGCGTTTGACGTAAAAGATACGGCCTCTTTACCTGAAACGCTACAGTGGCTTTGGGATATAGGAAATGGAAATCAGTCGTCTACACAAAATTTTAATTACACTTATACAACCCCGGGTATTTATAATGTTAGTGTTATAGCAACATCTTCAATAACCGGTTGCGCCGATACTGTAGGCAATAGTTTAAATATACTTGGATTGCCTCTTGTAAATGCCGGTAACGACACCTCTGTTTGCTTAAATACCTTTGCAATTTTAAATCCATCGGGTGCCTCGTCATACAGATGGGCTGCTTCACCAACATTAAGCTGTACAAATTGTACAAATCCCTTAGCGGCACCAACAACATCAACCACTTACTATGTTACGGGGAGTGATAATTTTGGTTGTCAGGCATCGGATTCAGTAACAGTAATTATCGTTGCGCCTACACAACTTTCATTATCTGTAAACAGCGATACATTATGTCAGGGTAGTTCAATACAATTAGCTGCATCGGGAGCTCAAAAGTATTTATGGCAACCACCAACAGGTCTTAGCAGCACAACTATAGAGAACCCTGTTGCTTCACCAACAGTAAATACGGTTTACACGGTAATTGGCTCTGACAACATAGGATGTTTTGCAGATACGCAATATGTTTCTATTCTTGTTGCACCACTACCTACATTTGATATTGCCGATACTCTTGTAAAGCTTAGTGCAGGTTCTACCTATAGAATTGCAACAACAAGTTCACCAGATGTAATAACATGGTCATGGAACCCTCCTGCAGGATTAAATTCTCCAAATGTTGAGCAACCTTTAGCAGAAACTAAATTTACAACCACTTACAGAGGCACCGCATCAAATGCATTTGGATGTAGTGCAATTGATAATATTACTATTGAAGTGTCATGCAATAATTCGAACGTATATATTCCAAACACTTTCTCGCCAAACGGTGATGGGAATAATGAATATTTCCTTCCTCGCGGAAAGGGCTTGTTTAATATAAAGTCAATGAAAATATTTAACCGGTGGGGTGTTGCGGTTTTTGAAAAATGGAATTTCCCTGCAAACTCACAAAGCAATGATGCTGCATGGGATGGCACTTACCTTGGTAAACCACAACCTGCTGATGTGTATGTTTACGTTATAGATGTAATTTGTGAGAATGGAACAGTGTTGTCTTATAAAGGAAATGTAACACTGCTCAGATAG